A single genomic interval of Syntrophobotulus glycolicus DSM 8271 harbors:
- a CDS encoding HD-GYP domain-containing protein encodes MSEPFAKKNIYDENGLLLLAKGKKITDDVLARIQGSSISRIAWDLAEKINICNERNLEYTIEILSAIIADSQTKPWWFFVHALGSYVDWLYVHCIDVSMISLMIAMEMRYSDDELWNIGTGAFLHDAGKLLIPKSIIEKPGSLNDVEMEHIQQHCEFGMSSLEPCGIPKGCLDIVLQHHERLDGSGYPKGLKGKQIHPDVRIVMIADSIDAMISYRPYKPLQKMETAVKALKSDGRKYSQEIVSVLGKMLG; translated from the coding sequence ATGTCTGAACCTTTTGCGAAGAAAAATATTTATGACGAAAACGGGTTATTGCTATTGGCTAAGGGCAAAAAAATAACAGATGATGTTTTAGCTAGGATACAGGGCTCATCAATTTCCAGGATTGCCTGGGATCTCGCAGAAAAGATCAATATTTGTAATGAACGGAATTTGGAATATACAATAGAGATATTGAGCGCGATCATCGCTGATTCCCAAACGAAGCCCTGGTGGTTTTTTGTCCATGCTCTGGGGAGCTATGTCGACTGGCTGTATGTTCATTGTATAGATGTCTCTATGATATCCCTGATGATCGCTATGGAAATGCGGTATTCTGATGACGAGTTATGGAATATCGGAACGGGAGCCTTTCTGCATGACGCAGGAAAGCTGTTAATCCCAAAATCCATCATTGAGAAACCCGGTTCCTTAAATGACGTGGAAATGGAGCACATCCAGCAGCATTGTGAATTTGGGATGAGCTCTCTTGAACCATGCGGTATCCCTAAGGGATGCCTGGATATCGTTTTGCAGCATCATGAACGCCTGGATGGGAGCGGGTATCCCAAAGGACTGAAAGGAAAACAAATCCATCCTGACGTCAGAATCGTAATGATTGCCGATAGTATTGATGCAATGATCTCCTATCGTCCCTATAAACCGCTGCAAAAAATGGAAACAGCAGTAAAAGCGCTGAAAAGTGATGGACGTAAGTACTCTCAGGAAATTGTTTCCGTATTGGGAAAGATGCTGGGATAA